The genomic region CCGAGTGGAAGTTGTTTCTGAACGAATAAGACCACGAGAGGGCGGGTGTCAAAGCTCGCTCTTGGGCCTGCCGGAGTAGTGGCTACTGGCGGCGTGCTGAGGCGTGCCGTGAAAAGGCGATTGAAATGGGAATCGTGGCGAAGCCGACCGCAAGAGTGATTTCGGCGCCGCTCATCTTCGAGGAAAACAGCACAGCGGAATGATCCGGGCGCGGGGGACTCGCGCCGGGAGGACGACGGTCTCCGATGTCCGTGAGCGAAGCCAATGCTCGACGCCGTTTTGACGGAGCACGGGAAGAAAGCGCGGCCGGTCATGCCGGCCGGTCGCCGTGGGAATTCAGCCGCCGTTGGCCGCGTCAAGTGCGTGCGAGCCGACGGAACTGATACAGAACGAGGAACGCCAGGCCCATCAAGGCCGCAGTGGCTCCGCCATCCGGGACTGAAACCGGCGTTCCGGCAAAAACCTGCCCGGTGTTGAGGGTGCCGGCCGTGGCGGTCTGTTCCGAACTCCAGGTGAAATCGGCGTATTTGCCACCCGTTCCAACCAGCTGCAAAGACGATCCCGTGACATCGCCCGGTTCGGACACACCAATGTCCGTGCTCAACACCCCATCCGCCGCCCCGCCCACCGCAGTGAAGGTGCCTTCGTAACTCAAGAACTGAATCAGCGTGGAGCCATTCACCAACGCCAGCCCATCGGGCGCTCCGTTTTGAATCCCGTTGGACGCGTAGAAGAACGCCAGCGTGCCAAAGCCGTCCTGCAGATCGGGTATCACGCCCGTCAACGCAGTGGTGTTGTAGAGCGCGCCACCGCTGCCATTGTATAGCAGTATCGAATAACCTGAGAGATCCGTCCCGGCAAGCCCGGCAATTTCGACAAACTCGCCGGTGTCTGTGCTGGTATTGTCGTAGTGAATTTCGTTGATCCACGGAGATTCAATGGCGTCGACCGAGAACATGGCAACAGTCAGAACAAGACATGTGAAGAAGCTTTGTTTCATGGTTTAAGACCTTTCTGATTCCCAACACTATGAGCGCCAAAAGGTCGAGCAGCTTTAATACCGCAGCAACGGGAGACCGGCGAGCAACAGGACTTAACGATTTCAATACGTGGGCGTTACAAACATACCAACACGCTATTCTCAGAGAGTTTGAGCGCCCCAATTTGTAAACCTTACCGACATCGCATTGATGGCACACAAGCAGGCCGGCAGCGGATTTCCATTCTTATGGTCACCACCACACATATCGATGGGCCGCCTGGCCGACGTGGCGGAGCCACGGTTTATGTCTGCTTCGGACGGGTGTTGGGCTGGATGACCTTCGCTCCGGGCTGCGGCGAACTGCAATTGAGGGAT from Verrucomicrobiia bacterium harbors:
- a CDS encoding VPDSG-CTERM sorting domain-containing protein; translation: MFSVDAIESPWINEIHYDNTSTDTGEFVEIAGLAGTDLSGYSILLYNGSGGALYNTTALTGVIPDLQDGFGTLAFFYASNGIQNGAPDGLALVNGSTLIQFLSYEGTFTAVGGAADGVLSTDIGVSEPGDVTGSSLQLVGTGGKYADFTWSSEQTATAGTLNTGQVFAGTPVSVPDGGATAALMGLAFLVLYQFRRLART